A genomic segment from Zygotorulaspora mrakii chromosome 1, complete sequence encodes:
- the FTH1 gene encoding Fth1p (similar to Saccharomyces cerevisiae FTH1 (YBR207W); ancestral locus Anc_8.521): MGFENYFSFQIFFIFLRESLEIVVIISILLTIVRQALSISDDEDDSLTSSSGPGSAAQSMPLTLEEEEEVYEFSEQLRQQNQDQTQTHTNAVENSKLYSKLKVQIISGGALGLLICLVIGGAFIVVFYHIGTDLWSASEHYYEGALSLIASVIISVMGLFFLRMGKLREKFRIKLASIIYSDKNMLKNVNGSKAAKFSERYAFFILPFITALREGLEAVVFIGGVGLDQPLSSIPLSMASAAIISGFFGYFFFRYSGSLSLKICLVVATCFLYLIAAGLFSKGVWQLEVQDYVNKCNGQDMAEVGNGPGSYDISRSVWHVNCCNGERDGLWMILTAIFGWTNSATYGSVISYNLYWLAIIIVIRVLKTEEHGYISHLPLFMQKRRLLKRLNIAKASLELKSSSAKHISSPLSAPRNSEDSSTPLVNGQIEPSYALASA, encoded by the coding sequence ATGGGGTTTGAAAActatttctcttttcagattttctttatatttCTCAGGGAATCGTTGGAGATTGTTGTGATCATCTCCATCCTGTTAACCATTGTGAGGCAAGCGCTATCTATCAGTGACGATGAAGACGACAGTTTGACGAGCAGCAGCGGCCCCGGATCAGCTGCGCAGAGCATGCCGCTTACATtagaggaagaagaagaagtatATGAGTTTTCTGAGCAGTTGCGACAACAGAATCAGGACCAAACTCAAACTCATACTAATGCcgttgaaaattcaaaactTTACTCTAAGCTTAAAGTTCAAATTATCTCAGGCGGTGCTCTTGGGTTGCTGATATGCTTAGTTATCGGTGGCGCCTTTATCGTAGTTTTTTATCATATCGGTACTGACCTGTGGTCTGCCAGTGAGCATTATTATGAGGGTGCACTGAGTTTAATAGCCTCGGTAATCATCTCAGTTATGggtttgttctttttaaGGATGGGTAAGCtaagagaaaaattcagaatTAAACTTGCTTCCATCATCTATTCGGATAAgaatatgttgaaaaatgtaaatGGTAGCAAAGCTGCTAAGTTCAGTGAGAGAtatgcatttttcattcttccTTTCATCACGGCACTCAGAGAAGGTTTGGAGGCAGTTGTGTTTATTGGTGGAGTTGGTCTTGATCAACCACTATCGTCAATTCCTTTATCAATGGCATCTGCTGCCATTATTAGCGGATTTTTTGgatacttttttttcagatattcGGGGTCTCTTTCATTGAAGATATGTTTGGTTGTTGCAACCTGCTTTTTGTATTTAATCGCGGCTGggttattttcaaaaggtgTTTGGCAGCTTGAGGTTCAAGATTATGTCAACAAGTGTAATGGGCAAGATATGGCTGAAGTTGGAAACGGACCAGGTTCCTatgatatttcaagatcTGTATGGCATGTCAATTGTTGCAATGGGGAAAGAGATGGACTTTGGATGATCTTGACAGCAATTTTCGGATGGACCAACAGTGCAACTTATGGATCTGTGATCAGCTACAATTTATATTGGCTAGCGATAATCATTGTCATTAGGGTTTTGAAAACTGAGGAGCACGGTTACATATCACATCTACCTCTATTCATGCAAAAGAGGCGTTTGTTAAAAAGACTTAATATCGCAAAAGCCTCCTTGGAGTTGAAATCATCTTCGGCAAAGCATATTTCTTCTCCTCTCTCAGCGCCCAGAAATTCTGAGGATAGTTCCACACCGTTAGTCAACGGTCAAATAGAACCTAGTTACGCGCTTGCTTCTGCATAA
- the MFM1 gene encoding Mfm1p (similar to Saccharomyces cerevisiae LPE10 (YPL060W); ancestral locus Anc_8.522), whose protein sequence is MHSVSKVARIRIPSALVRFPYIYSTFRCSKLYSTRNDNIAAVLLQKNLIQRNNALSNYGPGTMRCTVFDSLGNKCPSSIDIRREDLVSRHQLLPRDLRKIERSRGVDLVPTLLVRRNGILINVLTVRALIKPEMVIIFDSVGGGISLDSRNHKAFIADLSLRLSNEGTDGLNRDPLPYEFRALEAIFVSALSNMSSEMKVLLTVCKGILKDLEYSITGDKLRFLLIQNKKLTVFRRKAVLVRQMLDDLLDQDDVLCQMYLTDKQDGKIRQLDDHAEIEMLLETYYSHVDEIVQIVESSISNVKTTEEIINIILDSNRNQLLLLGIRFTIGLLSLGGAIWVGSLYGMNLENFIEENSYGFFAVSIIALLSMIWLFAYSIGHLSKLQKMSLVNNSKANIK, encoded by the coding sequence ATGCATTCAGTTAGCAAAGTAGCGAGAATCAGAATTCCCAGTGCTTTGGTGCGATTTCCATACATTTATTCAACATTTCGGTGCTCCAAGCTATATTCTACGAGGAATGATAACATAGCGGCGGTTTTGCTGCAGAAAAATCTGATACAAAGGAACAATGCATTATCAAATTACGGTCCAGGTACAATGAGATGCACAGTTTTTGATTCACTTGGTAATAAGTGTCCCTCTTCGATTGATATTCGGCGAGAGGATCTCGTTTCAAGACATCAATTATTACCAAGAGATTTAAGAAAGATTGAGCGTTCACGAGGAGTAGATTTAGTGCCTACACTGTTGGTAAGAAGAAATGGGATTTTGATCAATGTTTTGACAGTGCGAGCACTGATTAAACCTGAAATGGtgataatttttgattctGTGGGCGGTGGTATATCGTTAGATTCGAGAAACCATAAGGCATTTATTGCAGATCTATCTTTGAGATTAAGCAACGAGGGTACAGATGGTCTGAATAGGGATCCTCTCCCTTATGAGTTCAGGGCTCTCGAAGCTATATTCGTGTCGGCGTTGTCAAATATGTCCAGTGAAATGAAAGTGCTGTTGACCGTTTGTAAGGGAATACTGAAGGACTTAGAATACAGCATTACTGGAGATAAATTAAGATTTCTACtaattcaaaataaaaagcTGACCGTGTTCCGCAGAAAGGCAGTACTCGTACGGCAAATGCTTGATGATCTGCTGGACCAAGATGACGTTCTTTGTCAAATGTATCTGACCGATAAACAAGATGGTAAAATAAGACAGCTGGATGATCATGCCGAAATCGAAATGCTCTTGGAGACTTATTATTCGCATGTAGATGAGATTGTGCAAATCGTCGAAAGCTCGATTTCCAACGTCAAAACGACTGAAGAAATTATCAATATAATTCTTGATTCCAACAGAAATCAGCTATTATTGTTGGGAATCAGATTCACCATAGGACTTCTATCGCTTGGAGGAGCCATCTGGGTAGGCTCGCTGTACGGTATGAACTTGGAAAACTTCATCGAGGAGAATTCATATGGTTTTTTTGCGGTCTCCATCATCGCCCTTTTGTCGATGATATGGTTATTCGCCTACAGCATAGGTCATTTGAGCAAACTACAAAAGATGTCGCTTGTTAATAATTCTAAGGCAAACATCAAGTGA
- the KTR3 gene encoding mannosyltransferase KTR3 (similar to Saccharomyces cerevisiae KTR3 (YBR205W); ancestral locus Anc_8.523), protein MAVPRKTLMPKSAILVKKYKRGIRVSFAALIILLTLLFVVSTPPSSSASSPISSSSPAPQPSFKGGKMKGHSNYKMPSTDISQKVHYPLDDGKKEKAVFVTLARNDDLWDLVLSIRHIEDRFNKRYHYDWVFLNDEKFSDEFIRVTSALVSGEAKYGQIPEEHWSVPSWINKAKFDKARHEMKEKNIIYGDSIPYRHMCRFNSGFFYRHELLQEYDWYWRVDTDITIYCDIQYDIFRFMKENNKKYGFVISLTEYETTIPTLWPTTQKFIEENKQYISKNNLMDFISDNGGMTYSGCHFWSNFEVGSLNFWRSEAFTKYFDYLDQSGGFFYERWGDAPVHSLAVALFLDRSEVHFFDGIGFRHPDFTSCPVEEQIRLQNKCTCNPNNDITWIPDYFCTRKFFEVNHLKMPVGV, encoded by the coding sequence ATGGCCGTGCCAAGGAAGACACTGATGCCAAAATCAGCAATTCTGGTAAAGAAGTACAAACGGGGAATAAGGGTATCATTCGCGGCTCTGATAATTCTGCTGACGCTCTTATTTGTGGTAAGCACACCACCATCATCTTCAGCATCATCACCAATAAGCTCATCGTCACCGGCACCACAACCATCCTTCAAGGGAGGAAAAATGAAAGGTCATAGCAATTACAAGATGCCATCCACCGATATTTCGCAGAAAGTTCATTACCCATTGGATGAtggtaaaaaagaaaaggcAGTATTTGTTACACTGGCGAGAAATGACGATCTTTGGGATCTAGTTCTTTCAATTAGACACATAGAGGACCGATTCAACAAGAGGTATCATTATGATTGGGTTTTTCTGAATGATGAGAAGTTTAGCGATGAATTTATTCGAGTTACAAGCGCCTTGGTTTCAGGTGAAGCGAAATATGGGCAGATTCCTGAGGAACATTGGTCGGTGCCATCCTGGATTAATAAAGCAAAGTTCGATAAGGCAAGAcatgaaatgaaagaaaagaacattATATATGGCGATTCTATTCCATATAGACACATGTGCCGTTTCAACTCGGGATTCTTTTACAGACATGAACTCCTGCAAGAATATGATTGGTATTGGAGAGTCGATACAGATATCACAATTTACTGTGACATCCAATACGAcattttcagattcatGAAAGAgaacaacaaaaaatatggattTGTCATTTCATTAACAGAATACGAGACCACTATTCCCACATTATGGCCAACTACGCAAAAATTTatagaagaaaataagCAATATATCAGTAAGAACAATCTGATGGATTTTATTTCTGATAACGGTGGTATGACTTATTCTGGGTGTCATTTCTGGTCCAACTTTGAAGTTGgttctttgaatttctgGAGGTCTGAGGCGTTTACAAAGTACTTTGATTATTTAGACCAGAGTGGTGGATTTTTCTATGAAAGATGGGGAGATGCACCTGTTCACTCTCTAGCAGTTGCATTATTCTTAGATAGATCTGAGGTACACTTCTTTGATGGTATAGGATTTAGGCACCCCGATTTTACGTCCTGTCCAGTTGAGGAACAAATTAGacttcaaaataaatgtACTTGTAATCCAAACAACGACATTACTTGGATTCCTGATTATTTTTGCACaagaaaattctttgaagtTAACCACTTGAAGATGCCGGTAGGCGTCTAA
- the LDH1 gene encoding triacylglycerol lipase (similar to Saccharomyces cerevisiae YBR204C; ancestral locus Anc_8.524), whose translation MDVNETIRCACRLHSEPLSEEPLDAIIKRYEGPDLVKKMHEPAADLDFGTKFIRKHEEFIPLGSNFPSVEINGGRLRCCHNLRKGTSASAEKEQLFVLLHGLGGNMEQFEPLMRLLDSEDKKFVAIDLPGFGKSDEWANYLMDNVVKAVHHTVILLFSMYQSYSKLTMVGHSAGCYILIHFLTNYQNSFQFGKCVLLAPPKRTVDVLSKENHLIQFGLKAISKIPWILDIYRERFDQNKGLASSGISRFFYRDGDITNKYRKLWQFHNNIQIKSRSLWNYLLGWQEINWSKVDSTLTTVSIVIMCGANDVVTPLSNAQDMLKCFTNAQDKNLIVIPECGHNLTFDYPELFLANFSQAVLSN comes from the coding sequence ATGGACGTCAACGAAACAATACGATGCGCGTGCCGGCTGCATTCCGAACCGCTATCGGAGGAGCCACTAGACGCCATTATAAAGAGGTATGAAGGTCCCGATCTGGTTAAGAAAATGCATGAGCCCGCTGCCGATCTAGATTTCGGTACCAAATTTATCCGGAAACATGAAGAGTTCATCCCTCTTGGAAGCAATTTCCCCAGTGTTGAGATCAATGGAGGAAGATTGAGGTGCTGTCACAATCTTAGAAAAGGAACTTCAGCCAGTGCGGAAAAAGAACAACTATTTGTCCTTCTTCATGGGTTAGGTGGAAATATGGAGCAATTTGAGCCCCTTATGAGACTACTTGATAGCGAAGATAAGAAGTTTGTAGCAATCGATCTACCTGGATTCGGTAAAAGTGACGAGTGGGCGAACTACTTAATGGATAATGTAGTAAAAGCTGTTCATCATACAGTGATTTTACTTTTCAGCATGTATCAGAGCTATAGCAAGCTCACAATGGTAGGTCATTCAGCAGGTTGCTATATCctaattcattttttaacTAATTATCAAAACAGCTTCCAGTTTGGCAAATGCGTGTTATTGGCACCGCCCAAGCGCACAGTAGATGTGTTATCTAAGGAAAATCATCTAATACAATTTGGCCTGAAAGCAATCTCGAAAATTCCATGGATCCTGGATATTTACAGAGAACGGTTTGACCAGAACAAAGGTTTAGCGAGTTCAGGCATCAGCCGTTTTTTTTATCGCGATGGAGATATTACAAACAAATATAGAAAATTATGGCAATTCCATAAcaatattcaaatcaagaGTCGAAGTCTTTGGAACTATCTCTTGGGTTGGCAAGAAATCAACTGGTCAAAAGTTGATAGTACATTAACAACGGTTTCTATCGTGATTATGTGCGGCGCAAATGACGTCGTAACACCTCTAAGTAATGCCCAGGATATGTTAAAGTGTTTTACCAATGCGCAAGATAAAAATCTAATCGTGATTCCTGAATGTGGCCACAATCTGACGTTCGATTATCCTGAGCTTTTCcttgcaaatttttctcagGCCGTTCTAAGTAATTGA
- a CDS encoding aldehyde dehydrogenase family protein (similar to Saccharomyces cerevisiae ALD6 (YPL061W); ancestral locus Anc_8.525), with amino-acid sequence MTNYKQAKPVSITLPNGLEYEQPTGLFIGNEFVEAQSGDTREVENPSTNEKLADIAAGDERDVDYAVEIAEKAFYSEWSTQDPKKRAVHLYKLADLIEESIDLIKSIETADNGKTLALSEGDVLLSINCLRDAAAYADKIDGRVVNSGDTHVNFTTHHPVGVCGQIIPWNFPLMMMIWKIAPALAMGNTVILKPASVTPLNALFVASLIKKAGFPSGVINILTGSGSKVGSAITNHKRIRKVAFTGSTSVGRSTAVDAAKANLKKVTMELGGKSAHLVFDDVDVEETVPNLVTGILANAGQVCSAGSRIYVQEGIYDKIIKGFKEYVETKVKIGDPFDTSNFQGAITNKQQYETIQEYIKLGKEEGAKIFGGESIGGKGYFISPTVFYDTNEDMRIVKEEIFGPVVVISKFKTLEEAVKLANDSEYGLASAVETKNLSTAMKVARQLEAGTVWINTYNDFDSRLPFGGFKQSGYGREMGKEVYEGYTNVKTVRIKL; translated from the coding sequence ATGACGAACTATAAACAGGCCAAACCTGTGAGCATCACATTACCTAACGGGTTGGAGTACGAGCAACCAACCGGTCTTTTTATTGGGAATGAATTTGTGGAAGCACAGTCTGGTGATACCCGTGAAGTAGAGAACCCTTCAACCAATGAAAAGCTAGCCGATATCGCCGCTGGTGATGAAAGGGATGTAGACTATGCTGTTGAGATTGCCGAAAAGGCTTTCTACAGTGAGTGGTCTACTCAGGATCCAAAGAAAAGGGCGGTTCATCTTTACAAGTTGGCAGATCTGATCGAAGAAAGTATCGATCTTATCAAATCCATTGAGACCGCTGACAATGGTAAAACATTAGCACTATCAGAAGGTGATGTGTTACTCTCCATTAACTGTCTTAGAGATGCAGCTGCGTATGCGGACAAAATAGATGGCAGGGTTGTCAATTCGGGCGATACTCATGTAAATTTCACGACCCATCATCCTGTTGGGGTTTGTGGTCAAATCATTCCATGGAATTTTCCattaatgatgatgatttggaagatCGCGCCAGCTCTAGCAATGGGGAACACAGTAATTCTAAAGCCCGCCTCTGTTACCCCATTGAATGCACTTTTCGTAGCATCTCTGATAAAAAAGGCTGGATTTCCAAGTGGTGtaattaatattttgacTGGTTCCGGTAGTAAAGTTGGCTCTGCAATCACTAACCACAAGAGGATAAGAAAGGTTGCCTTTACCGGTTCCACATCTGTTGGCAGAAGTACTGCTGTTGATGCAGCGAAGgctaatttgaaaaaagttacCATGGAACTTGGAGGAAAATCTGCTCATTTAGTTTTTGACGATGTTGATGTCGAAGAAACTGTACCAAATTTGGTCACTGGTATTCTTGCAAATGCTGGCCAAGTCTGCAGTGCAGGATCGCGTATATACGTACAAGAGGGGATATACGATAAAATCATCAAAGGTTTCAAGGAATATGTTGAGACAAAGGTAAAAATAGGAGATCCGTTCGATACTAGTAACTTCCAAGGAGCCATCACAAACAAACAGCAGTATGAGACTATCCAAGAGTACATTAAATTAGGGAAAGAAGAGGGtgccaaaatatttggtGGAGAAAGCATCGGTGGTAAAGGATACTTTATTTCACCAACAGTTTTTTACGATACCAATGAGGATATGAGAATTGTTAAGGAAGAGATTTTCGGCCCTGTAGTTGTCATTTCTAAATTCAAGACTCTGGAAGAAGCTGTAAAGTTAGCCAACGACTCTGAGTATGGTCTAGCTTCAGCCGTAGAAACTAAAAATTTGTCTACAGCCATGAAAGTCGCCAGGCAGTTGGAAGCAGGCACAGTTTGGATCAACACCTACAACGACTTTGATTCACGCCTACCATTCGGAGGTTTCAAGCAAAGTGGTTACGGTAGAGAAATGGGTAAAGAAGTGTACGAAGGTTATACTAACGTTAAGACTGTGAGGATTAAGTTGTAG
- a CDS encoding aldehyde dehydrogenase family protein (tandem duplication of ALD6), whose amino-acid sequence MTNYKQAKPVSITLPNGLEYEQPTGLFIGNEFVEAQSGDTREVENPSTNEKLADIAAGDERDVDYAVEIAEKAFYSEWSTQDPKKRAVHLYKLADLIEESIDLIKSIETADNGKTLALSEGDVLLSINCLRDAAAYADKIDGRVVNSGDTHVNFTTHHPVGVCGQIIPWNFPLMMMIWKIAPALAMGNTVILKPASVTPLNALFVASLIKKAGFPSGVINILTGSGSKVGSAITNHKRIRKVAFTGSTSVGRSTAVDAAKANLKKVTMELGGKSAHLVFDDVDVEETVPNLVTGILANAGQVCSAGSRIYVQEGIYDKIIKGFKEYVETKVKVGDPFDTSNFQGAITNKQQYETIQEYIKLGKEEGAKIFGGESIGGKGYFISPTVFYDTNEDMRIVKEEIFGPVVVISKFKTLEEAVKLANDSEYGLASAVETKNLSTAMKVARQLEAGTVWINTYNDFDSRLPFGGFKQSGYGREMGKEVYEGYTNVKTVRIKL is encoded by the coding sequence ATGACGAACTATAAACAGGCCAAACCTGTGAGCATCACATTACCTAACGGGTTGGAGTACGAGCAACCAACCGGTCTTTTTATTGGGAATGAATTTGTGGAAGCACAGTCTGGTGATACCCGTGAAGTAGAGAACCCTTCAACCAATGAAAAGCTAGCCGATATCGCCGCTGGTGATGAAAGGGATGTAGACTATGCTGTTGAGATTGCCGAAAAGGCTTTCTACAGTGAGTGGTCTACTCAGGATCCAAAGAAAAGGGCGGTTCATCTTTACAAGTTGGCAGATCTGATCGAAGAAAGTATCGATCTTATCAAATCCATTGAGACCGCTGACAATGGTAAAACATTAGCACTATCAGAAGGTGATGTGTTACTCTCCATTAACTGTCTTAGAGATGCAGCTGCGTATGCGGACAAAATAGATGGCAGGGTTGTCAATTCGGGCGATACTCATGTAAATTTCACGACCCATCATCCTGTTGGGGTTTGTGGTCAAATCATTCCATGGAATTTTCCattaatgatgatgatttggaagatCGCGCCAGCTCTAGCAATGGGGAACACAGTAATTCTAAAGCCCGCCTCTGTTACCCCATTGAATGCACTTTTCGTAGCATCTCTGATAAAAAAGGCTGGATTTCCAAGTGGTGtaattaatattttgacTGGTTCCGGTAGTAAAGTTGGCTCTGCAATCACTAACCACAAGAGGATAAGAAAGGTTGCCTTTACCGGTTCCACATCTGTTGGCAGAAGTACTGCTGTTGATGCAGCGAAGgctaatttgaaaaaagttacCATGGAACTTGGAGGAAAATCTGCTCATTTAGTTTTTGACGATGTTGATGTCGAAGAAACTGTACCAAATTTGGTCACTGGTATTCTTGCAAATGCTGGCCAAGTCTGCAGTGCAGGATCGCGTATATACGTACAAGAGGGGATATACGATAAAATCATCAAAGGTTTCAAGGAATATGTTGAGACAAAGGTAAAAGTAGGAGATCCGTTCGATACTAGTAACTTCCAAGGAGCCATCACAAACAAACAGCAGTATGAGACTATCCAAGAGTACATTAAATTAGGGAAAGAAGAGGGtgccaaaatatttggtGGAGAAAGCATCGGTGGTAAAGGATACTTTATTTCACCAACAGTTTTTTACGATACCAATGAGGATATGAGAATTGTTAAGGAAGAGATTTTCGGCCCTGTAGTTGTCATTTCTAAATTCAAGACTCTGGAAGAAGCTGTAAAGTTAGCCAACGACTCTGAGTATGGTCTAGCTTCAGCCGTAGAAACTAAAAATTTGTCTACAGCCATGAAAGTCGCCAGGCAGTTGGAAGCAGGCACAGTTTGGATCAACACCTACAACGACTTTGATTCACGCCTACCATTCGGAGGTTTCAAGCAAAGTGGTTACGGTAGAGAAATGGGTAAAGAAGTGTACGAAGGTTATACTAACGTTAAGACTGTGAGGATTAAGTTGTAG